The DNA sequence CCTTGTCATCTATGACTACTGCAACGACGCTCAACGTTATCCAACTACACCGGAGGAGTGTTCATTGAGTCCATGggattaatattactattaatatcaTATACAACCGCAAAAATCCTTATTCTTTTCAATCTCCCTTTTCTGCcttgtaatttttttgataCCACTGGAATAATTAATGTGCAGTTTTGTATTTGTAAGCTTTTAAAGTTGGCAATTTTATGTCTCTTTCTTTTGACAGGCTATTTACAAAACTGAAAGTATCAGTGAAATGCATAAACTGTTATTAAACCACAAAAATGTCTACCCATTAACAAACAGTGATGAGTGGAAGATGAGAAGCAAACACATTTGAAAGTTCGTTAATAATTGTTActcttcttttataaaataatgagtgACAGTAGAAACATGAATTGATCTCTGTAAGTGCATTGAAAAGTGGGGAAGTGAATAGAACAgatacataatttaaagtgtTATACAAGGAATCTACAAGAAACAGAGttttctaaaatcatatttagcGTCTTAAACATATCGATATGGAATTAGagaaaaagactaattaaaattacattaaactGTATGTATTGGTAACTTTAAATGTTAAAAACTTCTATGCagacttatttgtttatttagttATCATACTaactttttatttcatattattttttattcaattgtgtttttttcttttcaggataaatattaagttaataatactataaataattaaatatataacatcttattaatactataaataattaaatatataacatcttatttatatttaaattgattcattattattattaatttatttttaatactagTATTCCATTAATAACTTTATGAAAACAGTTGATTTTAACagtttaattttaagaaaaataagtaaagattttacTAACTAGTGCTTATAATAACTTTAACaaattgacaaataaaaaaaatatcttaaattgtGTTAAAAGTTATCAATGATAATCCATTAACTTTTAACATGtgatgtgaatatatatatatatatatatatatatatatatatatatatatatattaaataagaaCTTATGATGTGTTCACATCAAATTAGTGATGAAAACAGAATGAAATCCTATTAAATGTGTGCAATTATTTAATACTAATagcataaaagaaataaattcttAAACATATCCATAACGTGTTTGTGGCTTAATTTAATTCGATCTTATATAAGAAATTTATTTGaaccaaatattaaaaattaaatataacttagctaagtttaattttaatttaatataaaattcaaactaaaattatttgattttttgtagTAGAGTTTGaatcaattttcattattaaaaattgttaacaaaatttgaacgTAAACTTACTAAGTATTTTGTTATGAaagattattaaataataaaacttgttattatatattttcatataattgttGTCATATTTATAATTCTGAACTTTTTCTcacattcataattaaattatactaaCGTATATGCGATGTCACGTCtgttgtaaataatttttgagtatgcataatattatattaataaataataataatataatattattaatatataaaataaaattatatttattaaaaataaagttaaatatataaaaaataattgttaataaataaaaataataattaatttttaaaaaatttaataaataattatatttaaaaaataaaattaatattttaaaatatagatacgGAACAGAAAATCTTTTGTACAACGTGTATTCATAGATAATGAAACTAAACATTTTTAAGTATCAATCCGATATAAATCTGTTTGTTGAaggaaaaaatagataaaaaaaatatttattttttgtttccatAAATCTTTAATTGGTTTtcagttatttttttagtaaaggGTAATTTTGTCAAATACGGGTTAAAAAGTTGGAATCTTTCAAGAAGTGTATTAGTGGAAGCAAGTCCTTAGAAAAACTGAGAGGAAAGGGGCATAGGGTTTTGTTGCTGTTAACAATCCCAACTTTGATTATCGAATCTCAACATTCTGAATCCAATCAGACATTGACGACAGCTATGGTCTGCGAGAAGTGTGAGTTTCATCTCCTGTTCTTGGACTCCGACTTTTCCTTCTCCATGTCTCCGTcagttatttaattgttttgaatttgaattggaATTTGGGTTGCAGGTGAGAAGAAATTAACGAAGGTGATAGTACCAGACAAGTGGAAAGAAGGGGCCAGCAACACTACCGAGGGTGGTGGCCGCAAGATCAACGAGAACAAGCTTCTCTCCAAGAAGAACAGGTATTCGATAATCCTTAATGTTTCGTTTTGTTATTgtttcctctatttttttattaattttagaactGGGCACAACATGACTTAGCTTTGTCCCttgtatattttttcattagCTGATAACATGTTAAAGCGAACATTTCTAGTTTCGTAGCGGAAATTTTGTAATGTGACTTACTCGACACCTGCTTggtgtaataaatttttgtgatgAATGTGGAATTTTTGTGATGCTATCCTCTATTGTCATCTTTGAGTCTCAATAGTATTTATGCTACTATATTTCATTTGTGTTGCATAGCACTTCCCTTTTGGGGGGACCAATTTCTAAGGAATTTGATGGGTTGAACTTGTAGGATGAGATTTACCCTTGaatattatgtttttgaatttgttgtgTTAGTAAATTGTATGCATCACAATGGGAGGCTACGCATATATGCGATTTTACATGAAGGTATTGGTCCCAAGATTTCCTGCACAATTGTCACTGCATATACCTGGTTTGATGGTTAGAATAtaattcctttttctttttcttttaggcAATGCATATTTACGTGTAGATTTGTACTAATGGTTGTATTGTATGAGTCGAGAAAGAAACCTAATTCTATCAGGCGGTAGTTAGTCATAGGGAACTAGTTGGCTATTATTTTGaacaagtatttttaataacaaagtTAATCATTTTCTCAGTATCCCTAGGACCTGATTCTGTAATTAACGAATTTTGAACACAATTACATCTGTGTTATTACAATTCATTCTATTTCATACTTTTTTATGTGTGTCATCCTTTCATACTTCACCTTCAACCCTGATTACTTTCCCTCTTCATAGTTATCCCctacaatttagttttgtttcGGGCTTCATGTTTTTAGTCATATAatgttcatatatttaaaaGCTAAACTGTATatctgtatttttatttatgacgCCCTTGggaaatattttcaatatagcTGTCTCAAGCTCCAAAACTGACTATATAGTACGTATTGGTGTCATGAGTGCAAGCTTAATATTGGACTTATAAATGATGCTCTACAATATAAGTACTGTTTTTTAAATGTGAACTTCATAAGAATTGATAATGATTATAAGTATGGTTCTTGTTTTTCATGGCTTAATAGCTGTCCAAAAGCTTTCCATGTTTCGGATTTAGAATGAGTAACATTTTGGTATAAGCCAGTTCCATCCAAAGTAAACGAGCAAATGCGCTTGAATGAGGGGCATTACCTTTTCGTAAATCTGTATGCAAATCTTGTGCTTGTCGATGGTTCTTGATACCATCTGCaaatttttatctaatattCTATTATACCTTTGCTTCTTGGGTCACacgttctgtttttttttttttccttttgtaacCTTTTGATAGTTGTTCCACTATGCTTGTTTCAGTCATTAATAATCTGTGAAGGATTGCACTTATTCTTAAATTGATTTCTTGCAGATGGACCCCTTACGGAAATACCAAGTGCATCATATGCAAGCAGCAAGTGCATCAGGATGCCAAGTACTGCCACACCTGTGCTTACTCTAAAGGTAATATCCCATGTTGAGATGTTTTTGCCCTTGCTAccttacattttatttttttttccctttaggTACAGGGTGCCTTATATATGAAAGTGCATAACTCAATTCTTGATGTGTTCTGTATGGCAGGAGTCTGTGCGATGTGTGGCAAGCAAGTTCTTGACACCAAGTTTTACAAACAGAGCAATGTGTAGTGAATTCTAGTACTGCACTGCTTCCTGCATCTTCTTTTAGGTGCATAATAGGATTATCTTTCTTTCTGATTGTTAGTTGATTGCATTGCCAATGCAACTAAAAACTGTAAAAAACAAATACATGAGTTTTCTGTTCTGTAATGTACTTAGTGAATGTATGTTATTTATccaaaaaataaaccaaatgGTGTTAAACTCCTGCTATACTAAGATGAGATACTATGATAACATGCCGAAATCCTCATTCCACCACTGATATGCTTAATGGCGTTCCCAAGAACTAAACGCATGTTATGTTTTCCTGTCCTAGAGAGATAGATAATATATGAAAGAACTAAAGTATTGCCTGAAGTTTGTGTATTAGATGCAACCTTATGGGAAATTTCACTGGAAGGATAGGCAAAGTGGTCCAAAATTGGAATTGGAAATAGCACTAGCTACCTGTAAATTTATTACTGAATACAAtggcaaaagaaaaatttcTTCATATACTGAATAAATTTCTTGGGATGTCTCATTCATTTTGGAATGAAATTTCcaagataatttttatatttcgaGACACATTGCCAAAAG is a window from the Vigna unguiculata cultivar IT97K-499-35 chromosome 7, ASM411807v1, whole genome shotgun sequence genome containing:
- the LOC114192034 gene encoding cysteine-rich PDZ-binding protein: MVCEKCEKKLTKVIVPDKWKEGASNTTEGGGRKINENKLLSKKNRWTPYGNTKCIICKQQVHQDAKYCHTCAYSKGVCAMCGKQVLDTKFYKQSNV